One Echeneis naucrates chromosome 1, fEcheNa1.1, whole genome shotgun sequence DNA segment encodes these proteins:
- the LOC115049392 gene encoding ependymin-2-like isoform X1: MMVNESNTNVLFTYVTGIIAETPPTSPSFMLLDMNFIGVLSCLSLLLAAAVAQEPKPCVCPPLMSGGLTVMAGDGKFISTGTISYDALGKRMRVKNYGLASNKTVAVDQLMLFNQKTYYEINWSKMSCKKKALDTSFIPMHVPKDAKLMGQVIMGSSSSWGMGVLTNTWYGDLPQNGTYSFVFTEIGCIPLTYTSYTPESGWITLSTFNWVLGNVNPMDYFPPQFCANSQLENSKTPDTVFTALKSLAMKTKKEE, translated from the exons atgatggTTAATGAATCTAACACTAATGTACTTTTTACATACGTGACAGGCATCATAGCTGAAACTCCACCAACCTCTCCCTCATTCAT GCTTCTTGACATGAACTTCATCGGTGTGCTGTCCTGCCTCAGCCTGCTGCTGGCAGCTGCTGTCGCCCAGGAACCAAAACCCTGCG TTTGTCCACCACTGATGAGCGGGGGCCTGACTGTG atGGCTGGCGATGGCAAATTCATATCCACAGGAACAATAAGCTACGATGCTTTGGGAAAGAGGATGCGTGTTAAAAACTATGGACTGGCAAGCAATAAGACTGTTGCTGTGGACCAGTTGATGCTTTTCAATCAG aaAACCTATTATGAGATCAACTGGAGCAAAATGTCTTGCAAGAAGAAAGCACTTGACACCTCCTTCATCCCCATGCACGTGCCAAAAGATGCCAAGCTGATGGGTCAGGTAATCAtgggctcctcctcctcctggggAATGGGTGTGCTGACCAACACCTGGTATGGAGATCTGCCACAAAATGGCACATACTCATTTGTCTTCACTGAGATCGGCTGCATCCCGTTGACCTACACCAGCTACACTCCAGAGTCTGGATGGATCACCCTCAG CACTTTTAACTGGGTCTTGGGCAACGTCAATCCAATGGATTATTTCCCGCCTCAGTTTTGTGCCAATTCTCAACTGGAGAACAGCAAGACCCCCGATACCGTCTTCACTGCTTTGAAGTCTCTGGCCATGAAGACCAAGAAAGAGGAGTGA
- the LOC115049392 gene encoding ependymin-2-like isoform X2: MMVNESNTNVLFTYVTGIIAETPPTSPSFMLLDMNFIGVLSCLSLLLAAAVAQEPKPCVCPPLMSGGLTVMAGDGKFISTGTISYDALGKRMRVKNYGLASNKTVAVDQLMLFNQKTYYEINWSKMSCKKKALDTSFIPMHVPKDAKLMGQVIMGSSSSWGMGVLTNTWYGDLPQNGTYSFVFTEIGCIPLTYTSYTPESGWITLSS, encoded by the exons atgatggTTAATGAATCTAACACTAATGTACTTTTTACATACGTGACAGGCATCATAGCTGAAACTCCACCAACCTCTCCCTCATTCAT GCTTCTTGACATGAACTTCATCGGTGTGCTGTCCTGCCTCAGCCTGCTGCTGGCAGCTGCTGTCGCCCAGGAACCAAAACCCTGCG TTTGTCCACCACTGATGAGCGGGGGCCTGACTGTG atGGCTGGCGATGGCAAATTCATATCCACAGGAACAATAAGCTACGATGCTTTGGGAAAGAGGATGCGTGTTAAAAACTATGGACTGGCAAGCAATAAGACTGTTGCTGTGGACCAGTTGATGCTTTTCAATCAG aaAACCTATTATGAGATCAACTGGAGCAAAATGTCTTGCAAGAAGAAAGCACTTGACACCTCCTTCATCCCCATGCACGTGCCAAAAGATGCCAAGCTGATGGGTCAGGTAATCAtgggctcctcctcctcctggggAATGGGTGTGCTGACCAACACCTGGTATGGAGATCTGCCACAAAATGGCACATACTCATTTGTCTTCACTGAGATCGGCTGCATCCCGTTGACCTACACCAGCTACACTCCAGAGTCTGGATGGATCACCCTCAG TTCCTGA